Proteins encoded within one genomic window of Bos indicus isolate NIAB-ARS_2022 breed Sahiwal x Tharparkar chromosome 23, NIAB-ARS_B.indTharparkar_mat_pri_1.0, whole genome shotgun sequence:
- the LOC139178894 gene encoding olfactory receptor 12D1-like, producing the protein MLNQTSVTEFFLLGVTDIQVLQPVLFMVFLTIYFLNLAGNGAILIVVISDPRLHSPMYFFLGNLSCLDICYSTVTLPKMLENFLSTHKAISFLGCISQLHFFHFLGSTEAMLVPVMAFDRFVAICKPLRYTLIMSHQVCTQMAVTIWITGFFHALLHSVMTSHLNFCGSNHIHHFFCDVKPLLKLACGNTELNQWLLNNVTGTFAMGSFFLTLLSYFYIIIYLFFKTHSCSMLHKALSTCASHFMVVVLLFGPVFFIYIRLASGSSMDQEQIIAIMYSVVTPVLNPLIYTLRNKEVKKALRRVIRRKL; encoded by the coding sequence ATGCTGAATCAAACTTCCGTCACTGAATTTTTCCTCCTGGGAGTGACagacatccaagtactgcagccGGTTCTCTTCATGGTTTTCCTTACAATTTACTTTCTCAATTTGGCTGGAAATGGAGCCATCCTGATAGTTGTCATCTCTGATCCAAGACTTCATTctcctatgtattttttcctgggcAACCTGTCATGTCTAGATATCTGCTACTCCACGGTGACTCTGCCAAAGATGCTGGAGAACTTCCTCTCTACGCACAAAGCAATTTCTTTCTTGGGATGCATAAGCCAGCTTCATTTCTTCCACTTTCTGGGTAGTACAGAGGCCATGCTGGTGCCCGTGATGGCCTTTGACCGCTTTGTGGCTATCTGCAAACCACTTCGTTACACTCTTATCATGAGTCATCAGGTCTGTACCCAGATGGCTGTCACTATCTGGATCACTGGTTTTTTCCATGCCCTGCTGCACTCAGTAATGACATCTCACTTAAACTTCTGTGGTTCCAACCACATCCATCACTTCTTCTGTGATGTTAAGCCATTGCTCAAGCTGGCCTGTGGGAACACTGAGCTCAACCAGTGGCTGCTCAATAATGTCACAGGGACTTTTGCCATGGGCTCATTCTTTCTAACCCTTCTCTCCTATTTCTACATTATTATTTATCTGTTCTTCAAGACCCATTCTTGTAGCATGCTCCATAAAGCACTGTCCACTTGTGCCTCTCACTTCATGGTAGTTGTTCTTTTATTTGGtcctgtttttttcatttacattcgTCTTGCCTCAGGTAGCTCCATGGACCAGGAACAGATCATTGCCATTATGTACAGTGTGGTCACTCCTGTACTAAATCCACTGATCTATACTTTGAGGAACAAGGAAGTGAAGAAGGCATTGAGGAGGGTGATCAGAAGGAAACTCTGA